Part of the Polyangium spumosum genome is shown below.
GAAAGACGGAAAGGTAAGCGCATCGGGGGGGAGTTTACCCCGGAGCGAGGCCGGCGGCGACCTCTCTTCGCGTGATCTTCGCTGGTTCGTCAGGGCGGAAGGGGGACGTGGTCTGTCCGGACGTGCGAGAGAGCGCCCGCGGCGGGCAAACCCGGCGAGCCCGCGGCCTTGCCGGGTAGCCCGGGCGAAACCAGGAGGCGAGCCGCATTTCCGCAGAGGATCAAGGCCTCGCCGAGGGCCAGCGCCGCGGCCTCGAGCGGGCTGAAGAACCCCGCCGCGCAGAGCGGGATGACGGCCGCGTTGTACACGCCCGAGACGAGGAGCGTTTGCCGGAGCGTCGCCCGCAGGGCCCGCGCGAGATCGACGAGCCACGCGACGGTCTCCAGCCGGTCGTCGCAGAGCACGAGGGGCGCAGGTACGGCCACGGGCAAGGCGCCCGGGGCGACGGCGAGCGAGACGTCCGCCGGCGTCTTGCGCGCCCGGTCCTCGTGCCCGTCGCTGATGTGGAGGACACGCGCGCCGGCCTGCTGCAGCGCACGCACGTGCGAGGCCTTCTCCGCCGGGCCGAGCCCGCCGAGCGCCGGGACGCCCAGCCGATGCGCGAGCGCGAGCGTCGCGTCGGGGCCGTCGCCGCTCACGAGACGGCAGCCGAGCCCGCGCTGGAAGAGGGCGCGGAAGGCCCGCTCGGCCCCGACCCGCGGCCCGTCCCAGAGCTCGAACCAGGCTTCGACGACCCCATTGCGGCGCACGCAGACCAGGCTCGCGCCCTCCCGCGCGTCCGGCGGCAGAGGATCCCCGCGCCGCGCCGCCGAGACCTCGACGAGCGCGCCGCGCGACCGGCCCACCACGCCGTCGGGCCGCACGTCGGCGGGCTCGTCGAGCGTGGAGGGGCGCACGCCGGCCACCACGAGGTGATGCGCGATGGCGCGGCCCGCGCGGTGCGTCGCGGCCATCTCCAGCGCGGCCACGTCCTCGAGGATCGAGATGTCCGGGAACTCGCGCCAGGCGAGGCGCGTGACCCGCGGCGTCCCCAGGGTCACGGTGCCCGTCTTGTCGAAGCAGGCGACCGTGGCCGTCGCGAGGCCCTCGAGCGCAGCCGGATCCTTGACGACCACGCCCGCCGCGCGCGCCCGCAGCACCGCGATCGTCCGCGCCGCCGGCAGCACGATCACGAACGCCGCGGGGGACGCGCCGATGAGCACCGCGATCGCCGTGAGGTAACCATCCGGGTGGAACGGGCCTCGGCCGAGCAGCGCGTGCACGACGAACGCGAAGCCGGCGAACGAGACGGACGCGACCGACAGGGCGAGCGAGGCCACGTGCGCGAACGACTTCCCGCGGTGTTGCCGCGCGTCCCGCTCGATGCGCAGCGCGGCGCGGTGGACCTCGGCGTCGGCCGCGGCGGCGACCTCCGAGCAGGGGGCCCGCACCACGCGGCCTGTCACCTCGCCCGAGAGCAGCCGCGCGCCGGTCTCGACGATCTGCCCGCTCGCCCGGTCCTCGGCGCGTCCGTCCGGCAGCATGACCCGCGCGGCGCCTTCGAGCGCGATCTCCACGGGCGCGACGTCGCCTTCGCCGAGGCGCACGCGGTCGCCGGGCGCGAGCAAGGCGCAGGCGACGCGCTCGTCCACGCCGTTCGGGCCGATGCGGCGCACGCGGGCGTCGCGGGCCGCGGCGGCGCGCGAGAGGCCGCGGAAGGCGCGCGTGAGCAAGGCCGTGTGCGCGAAGAGCACGAGGATCGCGCAGCCCAGGATCGCGCCCGAGGCCTCGAAGGCCCGCAGCGCGACGCCGTCGAGCTCGAGCCCGAGGCGGGCGAGCCTCTCCGTGAGGGAGGCGGATCGGCTCGGATCGAAGGCCATCGCGGCGACGCCGAGCACGAACACGATCGAGGCGCAGGCGAGCGTGACGACCTCGCGGCCGACGACGCCGCGCCGCGCGAGGGCGCGGGCGCGATGGAAGAGCGGGGTGCCGGCCACGGCGAAGAGCAGCAGCGTGAAGCCGAGCTCGACCCAGGCGATCTCGCGCTCGGGCGCGCGCGTGGGCCTCCACGAGGCGAGGGCGAGCAGGTTCGCGAGCAGCGCGACGACCAGGCCGAACCGACCGGCGTCGAGCCGCGTTCGTTCGCTGGGTGGTGCGCCCGCGGCGGCCGTCAGCGTGAAGCCGCGTTGCGCCATGGCGGCCACGATCTCGCGTTCGCTCGTGACGCGTACGTCGTAGATGGCCTGGGCGATCTCGCCGAAGAACCCCACGGACGCAGCGCGGACGCCTGGCAGGGCGCGCAAGGCTTGCTCGGCGTGTCGGGCGCAGCTCCGGCAGGAGAGGCCTTCGACGTGGAAGGTCGCCTCGTGCTCGAACGTGGGCCGCGCGTGGCCGCCCTCGCGCCCGGGACGGGCGTCACCCTCGACAAGCGCAATGGGAAAGGATTTGTGCATCTTCGCGGCGAACCCGAGTGGTCGGGTGCGCTAGCGAACTTCGGGCCGCCCCTGGTCGGGTCGGCTCGGGCAAGACGTGCACGCGCGGAGGGGGGCGGGGACGCCGCGTAAATGCGGGAAATCGTGGGGGAAGGGGAGAGCCTGGAGAGGCGAGAACCTGGAGGGGCGCTACTTCTTGTAGATCTGGGCGGCGGCGAGGCCGGCGCCGGCCGTGGCCTTCACGATGATCTTGCCGGGGCCGCCGACGGGCAGCGGGTTCTTGAAGCAGCCGTTCGCCTTGCCGCCGAGGACGGCCGTGGCGCCCTGGCCCGAGCTCTGGGCGAGGACCTGCGGGGGCAGGGGCGCGGCGTGCAGGACGAGCTGGATGTCGAGCTGCTGGATGCCGACGCCGGAGCCGATGACCGTGTAGCACTTGCCGGCCTCGATGTTGATCGCCTGCTCGAGGACCTGGCCCTCCTGGAACTGGGCGGCGAAGGGCGCGCCATCGGGCTGCATGCCGGGCGCCTCGGAGGCGGCGATGCCCTGGAGGGCGAGCGTCGCGACCTGGGCGG
Proteins encoded:
- a CDS encoding HAD family hydrolase is translated as MHKSFPIALVEGDARPGREGGHARPTFEHEATFHVEGLSCRSCARHAEQALRALPGVRAASVGFFGEIAQAIYDVRVTSEREIVAAMAQRGFTLTAAAGAPPSERTRLDAGRFGLVVALLANLLALASWRPTRAPEREIAWVELGFTLLLFAVAGTPLFHRARALARRGVVGREVVTLACASIVFVLGVAAMAFDPSRSASLTERLARLGLELDGVALRAFEASGAILGCAILVLFAHTALLTRAFRGLSRAAAARDARVRRIGPNGVDERVACALLAPGDRVRLGEGDVAPVEIALEGAARVMLPDGRAEDRASGQIVETGARLLSGEVTGRVVRAPCSEVAAAADAEVHRAALRIERDARQHRGKSFAHVASLALSVASVSFAGFAFVVHALLGRGPFHPDGYLTAIAVLIGASPAAFVIVLPAARTIAVLRARAAGVVVKDPAALEGLATATVACFDKTGTVTLGTPRVTRLAWREFPDISILEDVAALEMAATHRAGRAIAHHLVVAGVRPSTLDEPADVRPDGVVGRSRGALVEVSAARRGDPLPPDAREGASLVCVRRNGVVEAWFELWDGPRVGAERAFRALFQRGLGCRLVSGDGPDATLALAHRLGVPALGGLGPAEKASHVRALQQAGARVLHISDGHEDRARKTPADVSLAVAPGALPVAVPAPLVLCDDRLETVAWLVDLARALRATLRQTLLVSGVYNAAVIPLCAAGFFSPLEAAALALGEALILCGNAARLLVSPGLPGKAAGSPGLPAAGALSHVRTDHVPLPP